AGCATCGATTTCAGCGCCGTGCTTTTTGCTGCGCTGCTGGCGATCGCCTGCGGCGTGCTGATCGGAGGATTGAATGCGCTGCAGGTTCTGGGGCGCTCGCCTAGAGATGTATTGTCTGAGGCTTCGCGCACGAGCATGGGCCGCCCGCGCACGAGGCTACGCAGCTCCTTGGTTGCGGGGCAGGTTGCGGTTTCGGTGGTGCTGCTGTGCGTGGCCGGATTGATGCTGCGCACGCTGGTAAATCTCCTGTCGACGAATGCTGGCTACCGCGCCGAGCATGTGTTCTACGCCGTGACAGTGCTTCCTGCTTCTCAATACGGGCAGTTCGAGAGACGGCAAGTGTTCTTTAGCAAAGTGCTCGACAAGCTGAGGAGCACGCCACAGATCGAGAGTGCCGGTGTGTCGACGGGGTTCCCGTTTGTGGGGCAATACGACGACATGAAGGCGCAGTCTGAGGGCATGTTCAACGGCGGTAGCGCGGGGATCGATGCGGATTCCAATGACGTCTCTTCGGGATATCTGGAAGCGATGGGAGTGCGGCTGATCCGCGGGCGATTGATCGCGAAGACGGACACGCGCGATGCTCCGAAGATAGTGGTGGTCGACGAAAACCTGGCAAGGACGTTGTGGCCGGGCGAGAACCCGATCGGGCAGATGATCAATGTTGACGATCCTGCAAAGCCGGTGTGGCGGCGCGTCGTCGGAGTTCTGGCGCCGATGCGCAACATATCGCTTGATATGGCTGCACGACCGGGAGTGTTCATTCCAGCGGACCAATCGACAGGATACGTCAATTTTGTAGTGGTGAAGAGTCCTGGTTCCGCGCGAGATGTGGCGCGATTCATTAAGGACGCAGTAGCGAGCGTGGATGCGAGCCAGGGCGTGTTCTTTGTGCAATCGATGCCGGAGCTGATCGGAGGCACAATAGCACTGCGCAGTTTGTTATTTACTGTGCTCGTGTTCTTCGGCGGAGCGGCACTGGTGCTTTCGTCGTTCGGGATTTACGGACTGATTTCGTTTCTTGCGGCGAGGCGGATTCGTGAGGTGGGAATACGGATGGCACTTGGCGCCACGCGGAAGAGCATTGTGGGACTGGTGGTTTCAGAAGGGATTCGGTTAACACTGATTGGTGCAATTGCAGGTGTGCTTGGTTCGGCGATGGTGGGGCGGTTGCTCGCGGGGTTGCTTTTCGGCGTTCGTGCACTCGATGTGGAGACGCTTCTGCTGACTATTTCGATCCTGGGAGCCGTGACGACGATCGCAGCTCTCATTCCGGCCTGGCGAAGCTCTCGCGTTGAGCCGATGACCGCGCTAAGGACCGAGTAGCCGTCTGCATCGCTGTGGATTCTCGTCTGATTTAAGGGGTCTCGACTCTAACGCACTCTATTGGTGCGATCCGAGTGGTTTATAGGCCACTCTG
This DNA window, taken from Terriglobia bacterium, encodes the following:
- a CDS encoding ABC transporter permease, which encodes MLQKAPRPISTESIRGDLRQAWRQIRRAPAFATTVVLVLAAGLGVSVAIFSVVRNVLLNPLPFRDPVRLVQIVSWFPKTGALNGWSAPMRDALDWKTTVPAFQDVAMYHYDLRNLTGNGQAESKYGLRVTANLWPMLGVRPELGNWFSADHDLPGNDHVVILSDDLWRRRFGADRQIVGKTIHLDNESYEVVGVMPPGFNFPLKLGTTARLPTDQMQHWMPLAVDLAKEQHGAPDAGVIAKLKPGITLSEAQAQLENACRSLEREYPKTNRDESARIFSLRQQTVRGLNGPLLALLAATGLMLLLACANVAGLLLARGAARSGELAIRMALGGSSWQVARIPMFEGVLLCFCGCLLGVPVAAASLKLLLHLAPIDVPRLANTSIDFSAVLFAALLAIACGVLIGGLNALQVLGRSPRDVLSEASRTSMGRPRTRLRSSLVAGQVAVSVVLLCVAGLMLRTLVNLLSTNAGYRAEHVFYAVTVLPASQYGQFERRQVFFSKVLDKLRSTPQIESAGVSTGFPFVGQYDDMKAQSEGMFNGGSAGIDADSNDVSSGYLEAMGVRLIRGRLIAKTDTRDAPKIVVVDENLARTLWPGENPIGQMINVDDPAKPVWRRVVGVLAPMRNISLDMAARPGVFIPADQSTGYVNFVVVKSPGSARDVARFIKDAVASVDASQGVFFVQSMPELIGGTIALRSLLFTVLVFFGGAALVLSSFGIYGLISFLAARRIREVGIRMALGATRKSIVGLVVSEGIRLTLIGAIAGVLGSAMVGRLLAGLLFGVRALDVETLLLTISILGAVTTIAALIPAWRSSRVEPMTALRTE